In a single window of the Olivibacter sp. SDN3 genome:
- a CDS encoding DUF892 family protein → METQQDSNFRAFLIEQLKVAYWADKKIVEVLPALQKAASIAKLKEILTIFLEEKKNHIIRLEHAFSRADEPPATKRCQEIIGILAEGNKIMDDTQGRSVLRDVGIIFMAKKLVHYGIATYGALLTLSQIITYEHMDEVLHENLVESEKMDSSLTAIAKNDINIETDRESKE, encoded by the coding sequence ATGGAAACACAACAGGATTCAAATTTTCGAGCATTTTTAATAGAACAATTAAAAGTTGCTTATTGGGCTGATAAAAAAATAGTAGAAGTGCTTCCTGCCCTGCAAAAGGCGGCGAGTATTGCTAAACTTAAAGAAATTTTGACCATTTTTTTAGAAGAAAAGAAGAACCATATTATTCGTTTAGAGCATGCTTTCTCCCGAGCAGATGAACCCCCAGCTACAAAAAGATGCCAAGAAATTATCGGTATTTTAGCTGAAGGAAACAAAATAATGGATGATACTCAAGGAAGATCAGTACTACGAGATGTAGGAATAATTTTTATGGCAAAGAAGCTGGTGCACTATGGTATCGCAACTTATGGAGCATTGTTAACATTAAGCCAAATTATAACTTATGAACACATGGATGAAGTTCTACACGAGAACCTTGTTGAATCAGAAAAAATGGATTCATCTTTAACAGCAATAGCTAAAAATGATATCAATATCGAAACTGATCGAGAGTCTAAAGAATGA
- a CDS encoding PQQ-dependent sugar dehydrogenase has protein sequence MSRTFNILGLASGLAIVMASCSSSANKNNDQTALDSARLDPVETGAPNSDYQPAFDGQTRIGGVKTTTPYDVAVLNKDLKQPWGIIALPDGRFLITEKEGTMRIVSKEGTLSEAIKGLPKVDHRGQGGLLGLTLDPDFSENSMVYWTFSEPLDGKNLTAVAKGKLSEDEKTIEQVKVIYQATPAYDGKLHYGSRILFDKTGNIIFSTGERSDLETRPQAQDLKSALGKIIRITKDGEPAPGNPFEENAEARPEIYSYGHRNVQGLAFHPVTGDLWETEFGPRGGDEVNLIRPGKNYGWPTITYGIEYSGEKVGDSIQQKEGLEQPVYYYDPVISPSGITFYSSDVIPEWQNNLFIAALSGVHIARLVIDDNNKIVGEERLLSDQAQRFRDVTEGADGALYAVTDSGWLFRIGKKEDQD, from the coding sequence ATGTCAAGAACCTTTAATATTTTGGGGCTTGCCTCCGGGTTAGCAATAGTTATGGCCTCCTGCAGTTCTTCTGCAAACAAGAACAATGACCAAACGGCATTAGATTCTGCACGTTTGGACCCGGTGGAAACCGGAGCTCCTAATAGTGATTATCAACCGGCTTTTGATGGACAAACACGCATTGGAGGAGTGAAAACTACGACTCCATATGATGTTGCGGTATTAAATAAAGATCTTAAGCAACCCTGGGGAATTATTGCCCTACCGGATGGACGGTTTTTAATTACCGAGAAAGAGGGTACAATGCGTATCGTGTCTAAAGAAGGTACTTTAAGTGAGGCTATTAAAGGTTTGCCTAAAGTGGACCACAGAGGACAGGGTGGGTTACTTGGCCTGACGCTTGATCCTGATTTTTCAGAAAACAGCATGGTTTACTGGACTTTTTCTGAACCGTTGGACGGTAAAAACCTCACCGCTGTAGCCAAAGGAAAATTGTCTGAAGATGAGAAAACTATCGAACAGGTAAAGGTTATATACCAAGCTACTCCCGCTTATGATGGCAAATTGCATTACGGCTCCCGTATTTTATTTGACAAAACAGGGAATATTATTTTCAGTACCGGGGAACGTTCTGATTTGGAAACAAGGCCGCAAGCTCAAGATTTAAAGTCGGCACTAGGGAAGATCATACGTATTACCAAAGATGGCGAGCCCGCACCGGGAAATCCATTTGAAGAAAACGCTGAGGCCAGACCAGAAATTTATTCCTATGGACATAGAAATGTACAGGGTTTAGCATTTCATCCAGTGACAGGTGACCTTTGGGAGACTGAATTTGGACCGAGAGGGGGCGACGAAGTAAACCTGATAAGACCGGGTAAAAACTATGGATGGCCTACTATTACCTATGGAATTGAATATAGTGGAGAAAAAGTGGGTGATAGTATCCAGCAGAAAGAAGGGTTGGAGCAACCTGTTTATTATTACGACCCCGTAATTTCACCCAGTGGCATCACATTTTACAGTAGTGATGTTATTCCAGAATGGCAAAATAATTTATTTATAGCAGCATTGAGTGGGGTGCATATCGCGCGATTGGTAATCGATGATAACAATAAGATCGTAGGAGAGGAGAGATTGCTTTCTGATCAAGCGCAACGTTTCAGAGATGTCACTGAAGGAGCTGATGGCGCTTTATATGCTGTTACAGATTCGGGGTGGTTATTCAGAATAGGAAAGAAAGAAGATCAAGATTAA
- a CDS encoding polysaccharide pyruvyl transferase family protein produces MLTRRAYLKNLGTLTAGVLLGNRLFAVSRQRKSILLRSSWQTVNIGDIGHTPGVLTLLEKHLPDIDIRLWPMSVTNGVDAMLEKRFPQVKIIQSDEEVQQAFRECDFLLHGSGPSLVAARDVSRWKEETGKPYGIYGITFPGFYGPPTPSQEQALDQNIELLSQANFCYFRDSVSLEFAKQNGANCPVMEFGPDGAFAVDLSNDEAAEQFLKEYELEAGNFLCAIPRQRYTPWWELPEKNATFDERKNARNEEMREHDNKPIRDAIIEVVRQTPMKVLVCPEDATQVKLGKTAIIDKLPEDVRDKVVWRDQYWLTDEALSTYKRSAGLFGLEMHSPIMCIGNGIPALVGRFEEQTSKGYMWADIGLEDWLFDVDVPADVERITPAVLSLAQDPVSAKNKALQAKERVDELFANSMKLLGEQLS; encoded by the coding sequence ATGTTAACACGTAGAGCATACTTAAAAAATTTAGGAACCCTCACAGCAGGAGTACTTTTAGGAAACAGATTATTTGCCGTTTCGCGACAAAGAAAATCCATATTATTACGATCATCTTGGCAAACGGTTAATATAGGTGATATTGGGCATACACCAGGTGTATTAACCCTCTTAGAAAAACATCTACCTGATATAGACATTCGCTTATGGCCAATGAGTGTAACCAACGGAGTCGATGCTATGCTAGAAAAGCGATTTCCGCAGGTAAAAATCATCCAAAGCGATGAAGAAGTACAACAAGCTTTCAGGGAATGCGACTTCCTACTTCACGGCTCCGGCCCTTCGCTAGTTGCCGCACGTGATGTTAGCAGATGGAAAGAAGAAACAGGTAAGCCCTATGGTATTTATGGGATCACCTTTCCGGGATTCTATGGTCCACCAACTCCTTCCCAGGAACAAGCGTTGGATCAAAACATCGAGTTGCTAAGTCAAGCCAATTTCTGTTATTTTCGAGATTCCGTATCGCTGGAATTCGCAAAACAAAATGGCGCCAACTGTCCTGTCATGGAATTCGGCCCCGATGGTGCTTTTGCGGTAGACCTTAGCAATGATGAGGCCGCTGAACAGTTCCTAAAAGAATATGAACTGGAAGCGGGCAATTTTCTATGTGCCATTCCACGGCAACGCTATACCCCATGGTGGGAACTCCCTGAAAAAAATGCCACTTTTGACGAGCGAAAGAATGCACGTAATGAGGAAATGCGAGAACATGATAATAAACCCATAAGGGATGCAATTATAGAGGTAGTACGCCAAACCCCCATGAAAGTGCTGGTATGTCCAGAGGACGCTACTCAAGTAAAATTGGGAAAAACAGCCATTATCGACAAGCTTCCGGAAGACGTACGCGATAAGGTTGTTTGGAGAGATCAGTATTGGCTTACAGATGAAGCTTTAAGTACTTATAAGCGATCTGCTGGTTTGTTCGGTCTAGAAATGCACTCGCCTATTATGTGCATTGGCAACGGCATACCGGCACTTGTTGGCAGATTTGAGGAGCAGACCTCCAAAGGTTATATGTGGGCGGATATCGGACTGGAAGATTGGCTTTTTGATGTTGATGTACCAGCAGATGTCGAAAGAATTACGCCAGCAGTACTATCATTGGCACAGGACCCCGTATCGGCTAAAAACAAAGCTTTACAAGCAAAGGAACGCGTTGATGAGCTTTTCGCAAATAGTATGAAATTACTGGGAGAGCAATTATCTTAG
- a CDS encoding RagB/SusD family nutrient uptake outer membrane protein yields MSMNLNKQIVSTKICFGMIILSFLLAFTSCEKRLDVTPLSNLTDATYYNTEEDAKAALGACYANISNPDVFIDLAMADDAVPFLTGDANRPLLWRYDITPDNGYIRFYPGAYNNINRCNIVINLIPNIEMDEGLKQRYVAEAKFLRALAYFNLVRLYGGVPIVTTATEGAEGLEAPRATVEEVYTLIESDLQEAEQILPESYDATDRGRVTKGATRGLLAKVYLTRAGADQGSSYWAQAAVKAEEVINGGVYNLYPTFAEAFALSARGGIENIFEIQHITDVRGHSLGRGYGVRAAPIYPGTGAGIARVTANLFNLYADDDQRKAVTFLTSYTYQGNTVELSVTDPNPANAVSFQKLWDRTATTNGGEGTSIPILRFADVLLIYAEALNEASGGPTAEAYEAINRVRFRAGLNPLANLDYQSFKEAVLLERRLELTFENNRFFDLLRTDKLVETIRADNSFNRNAQIQVHHVLLPIPQLDMDVNPLLEQNPGY; encoded by the coding sequence ATGAGTATGAATCTTAACAAACAGATAGTCTCAACAAAGATATGCTTCGGCATGATCATACTATCCTTTTTACTCGCTTTTACCTCATGCGAGAAACGCCTGGACGTCACACCGCTGTCGAATCTGACAGACGCAACCTATTACAATACCGAAGAAGATGCAAAAGCAGCATTGGGTGCCTGTTATGCAAACATTAGTAATCCAGATGTCTTTATTGATTTGGCTATGGCAGATGATGCAGTGCCTTTTCTTACCGGCGACGCTAACCGACCGCTACTTTGGCGTTACGATATCACACCCGATAATGGTTACATACGCTTTTATCCCGGTGCCTACAATAATATCAATCGTTGTAATATCGTCATCAACCTCATACCCAACATTGAAATGGACGAAGGTCTTAAACAACGTTATGTTGCGGAGGCCAAATTTTTACGTGCGCTAGCATATTTCAATCTGGTAAGATTGTATGGGGGCGTACCAATTGTCACTACGGCAACCGAAGGTGCAGAAGGACTGGAAGCACCCCGGGCAACCGTGGAAGAAGTGTATACATTGATTGAAAGTGATCTGCAAGAGGCTGAACAAATACTACCCGAAAGCTACGACGCCACCGATAGAGGTAGAGTAACGAAAGGCGCTACACGGGGCTTGTTGGCCAAAGTGTATCTCACTAGAGCAGGTGCCGATCAGGGGTCTTCATACTGGGCACAAGCCGCAGTTAAAGCGGAAGAGGTAATCAACGGTGGGGTGTATAATCTATATCCGACTTTTGCCGAAGCATTTGCCTTATCAGCTAGAGGAGGTATAGAAAACATTTTCGAGATACAACATATCACGGATGTAAGGGGACATAGTTTGGGTAGGGGTTACGGCGTCCGAGCTGCCCCCATCTACCCGGGTACCGGCGCTGGTATTGCGCGAGTGACAGCAAACCTTTTCAATCTTTATGCAGATGATGATCAGCGCAAAGCAGTAACTTTCCTTACCTCTTATACTTACCAAGGCAACACGGTAGAACTCTCAGTAACTGACCCCAATCCTGCCAATGCCGTATCCTTCCAAAAACTATGGGACCGAACGGCCACCACAAATGGTGGCGAAGGCACAAGTATTCCCATATTACGTTTTGCAGACGTACTACTGATCTATGCGGAGGCTCTAAATGAAGCCAGCGGAGGCCCTACAGCAGAAGCTTATGAAGCGATTAATCGCGTACGTTTCAGGGCAGGATTAAATCCTTTGGCTAATCTCGACTACCAAAGTTTTAAAGAAGCTGTATTGTTGGAACGAAGATTGGAACTTACCTTTGAAAATAACCGTTTTTTTGACTTGCTTCGAACCGATAAGCTAGTGGAAACCATCCGTGCGGATAATAGCTTTAATCGGAATGCTCAAATACAAGTCCATCATGTGTTGCTTCCCATACCGCAACTCGATATGGATGTCAATCCGTTGTTGGAACAAAACCCAGGTTATTAA